The genomic segment GTAAAAATCTTGTTGGGTGAACGAGTGAAAGATGTCCGCATTACGCACCGCCTAACGGATACACCGGCTGTGGTGTCAACGGATAATGACCAAATGACGACACAAATGGCGAAATTGTTTGCCATGAGCGGTCAGCCTGTGCCAGAAGTGAAATATACTTTTGAGCTTAATACGGAACATCCGTTAGTGCAAAAAGTCGCGAATTTAACGGATGAAACGGAATTTGCGAATTGGGTTGAGTTGTTACTCGAACAAGCTATGCTTTCTGAACGTGGCACGCTTGAAAATCCAGCAGCGTTTATTAAACGAGTGAACAGCTTGCTCGTTCACTAATTTTCATAGAAAATGTGACCGCACTTTTTAGATGAAAAGTGCGGTTAATTTTTATCAAATTTAGGGGCAATTAATGGCAGCTTTTATGGCGTGGGGCAATATTCAACAAGCGTATACTTTTCAGGCTATTCCGGCTGAATTGCTAACGGAAAAATTACGTGTACCACCGCCAGGCAATGGCAATACGCGTGTCTTGCAGCGTTACGAATGTCGTAAATTAGCGCATTTTTTGTTGTGGCAACTTTGCAAAACAGCCCAAATTCCCACCGCACTTTTAGCTCAAATTTATTGGACAGACAGTGGTCGCCCGCAATTTCCGGTAAAGCATATTGATTTTAATATGACGCATTCAGGTGACTGGGTGGCGGTAATTTTAAATGTCGTTGAGCAAGGAGAATGTGCGGTTGGCATTGATATTGAATTTCCCCAAAAAACGAGAAATTTCACCGCACTTTTGGCGCATTTTGCGCAAAAAAACGAAATTCAATGGTTTGAACAGCAAGCTAATTCGGAAAATGCGTTTTATCAGATTTGGTGTTTGCGTGAAGCGGTATTGAAATCGCAAGGTGTGGGTATTGTGAAATTGAATGAAGTAAAACATGATCCGGTTGGGTTAACGCTGAAGTCGGGGCATTGTCCGCAAGGTGAATTGATTTTTACGAATGAATTACCTTTTTATTTTGCGGCGTTTGGCACGGATGAAAGTTTGCAACAGCTCCAGTGTTTTCAACTTGAACAGGGTCTGTTAACACCGTCAAAGTTACAAAGTGCGGTGAAATATTCGGTTAATTTTTAAACTATTTTGTGAGCAACTTCAAATTTTTACACAAAAGTTAAAAAAAGTATGTATTTTTTTAGTAAGATTTGCAAAGCAAAATGATGTGGTAAAAACAGATGTCTGAAATAAAACAATTTACTCAAAAAGATATAGAGATCATCAGCAGTGAAAAACTCTATGAAGGTTTCTATGATATGCGCAAAATTCAATTTCGGCATAAATTATTTGCTGGTGGTTGGAGCGGTGTTGTCACACGAGAATTATTAGTGAAAGGAGCCGCTTCAGCAGTGATTGCCTATGATCCTAAGCTAGATAATGTCGTGTTAGTTGAGCAGGTGCGTATCGGCGCTTATGATCCGCAATTATCGACATCGCCTTGGTTGTTTGAATTGATCGCTGGCATGATTGAAACGGGGGAAACTCCAGAAAATGTAGCCTTACGAGAGAGCCAAGAAGAAGCCGGTATTGAAATCGAACATTTACAGCTTGCTTTACGTGTCTGGGATAGCCCGGGTGGAACATTTGAGCGTATCTATTTATTTGCAGGGAAAGTCGATAGTACGAAAGCGCAAGGGCTACATGGCCTTGCTGAAGAACATGAAGATATCCGAGTACACGTAGTGAGTCGTGAAACAGCTTATGAATGGGTACAGCAAGGCAAAATCGATAACGGTATTGCGGTAATGGGATTGCAATGGTTGCAATTAAACTATCGACGATTACAACAAGAATGGTTATAAATATGAGCAAAATTGCGACAAAAAATCATAAAAAATTAGACCTTTGTCGCATTTTTACTTTTTGCTTAATGAAAAATTTTTTTGACATAGTAAGGTATCGACTGTTAGACGCTTTTAGAAGGGGATATTGTGGTTAATACGTATATTGATAATAGGCAAGCAGAGATAATACGGCTTGTTCAAGTGACTGATCCGCATTTGTTTAAGGAAGAAAATGGGGAATTACTTGGTATTAATACATTAGCAAGTTTTAACCAAGTATTAAGCGAAATTCAAGAAACAGACTTCGCTTTTGATGTTGTCTTAGCCACAGGCGATCTTGTTCAAGATAGTTCTGACGAAGGCTATTTGAGATTTTGTGAACGTATTAATACGCTAAATAAACCTGTGTTTTGGTTGCCAGGGAATCATGATTTTCAACCCAAAATGGAAGAATATCTTAATGAAAAATATGGCAATATTAATTCGCGTAAACATTTGTTATTAGGCGATAAATGGCAAGTATTAATGTTGGATAGCCAAGTCTTTGGTGTGCCTCATGGTAATCTTGGTCAATATCAAATTGATTGGTTAATGGCTAAACTGAAAGAAAACCCAGAGCGTTATACTTTAGTTGTCTTACACCATCATATTTTATCCACAAATTCACTTTGGTTAGATCAGCATAATTTACGTAATTCCGAGGAACTGGCGCAAACTCTCGCACCATTTCGTAATGTAAAAGGTATTTTACATGGGCATATTCATCAGCAAATGGATGCAGAATGGCATGGTTACAAACTGATGTCCACGCCGTCAACTTGCGTACAATTTAAGCCTGATTGCAATACTTTTACTTTGGATTCATTACAGCCAGGATGGCGAGAAATTGAATTACATTCAAACGGTGAGATCATTACCCGCGTAAAACGCATTCAACATGCTGAATTTTTGCCGAACATGCATGAAGAAGGGTATTAAATTTTCCGTTGTTTATCTAAAGCCAGCGTTAAGCTGGTTTTCTTATTTTTTGATCTAATTCAAAATACACTCAAATTAACGCTAAAGAGTTAGCGGCTAAACGCATTGTTAACTACGACATTTCTAAAGCTTATGTTAGAATTCTTGGGCTAGAAAATATCTTGAGATCCTTATGTTTGCACAATTAGAAATTGAACAGCTTGCTTGTCAACGTGGAGATAAAACCTTATTTACTGATTTAAATTTAACATTTAAGTCAGGGGATTTTGTGCAAGTCGAAGGATATAATGGGATCGGGAAAACCAGTTTGTTACGTATTGTCGCAGGGCTTGCATTGCCATTAAGTGGCAAAGTGCGGTGGAATTCGGATGAGATTTGGAAAACTCTCGAGAGTTACTATTATGATTTGCTGTATCTTGGGCATCAATCTGGCGTCAAACCTGAATTAACAGCTTGGGAAAATTTGCAGTTTTATCAAAAGATCAGCCATTGCAAGCAAGATGATGAGTCGTTGTGGCTCGCGCTTGAAAAAGTCGGCCTGCTTGGACGTGAAGATTTGCCAGCTAGCCAACTTTCCGCAGGGCAGCAAAAGCGTATTGCACTTGCGCGTTTATGGCTTTCTGACGCCCCACTTTGGATTTTAGATGAACCGTTTAATGCGATAGATAAAAATGGCGTAGAAGTTCTCACGAGACATTTTGAACGCCATGTTGCTCAAGGTGGGATTGTGATTTTAACAAGCCACCAAGAAGTACCGAGTCAGATTTTGCAAAAAGTGCGGTTAATATCATGATATTTTTAGAGATTATTAAACGTGAATTACGTATTGCGATGAGAAAACAAGCGGAAATTTTGAATCCGTTATGGTTTTTTTTGATTGTGATTACGTTGTTTCCTTTGGTTGTAGGGCCTGATCCCAATTTGCTAGGAAAAATTGCGGGTGGCGTGGCTTGGGTCGCGGCGTTACTTTCGGCCTTACTTTCTTTTGAGCGCTTATTCCGTGATGATTACATTGATGGTTCGCTCGAACAATTGATGTTAATGCCACAACCTTTGGCATTGACAGCATTAGCAAAAGTGATTGCGCACTGGTTGTTGACAGGTGTGCCTTTAATTTTATTATCGCCGATTGCGGCCTTGTTGCTTTCTCTCGAAATCCATATTTGGTGGGCGTTAGTGTTGACGTTATTAGTGGGAACACCGATTCTGAGCTGTATTGGGGCCATTGGTGTGGCGCTTACTGTTGGTTTACGAAAAGGTGGCGTATTGCTCAGCTTAATTATTTTGCCATTGTTTATACCTGTGCTCATTTTTTCTGCTTCTGTTCTTGATGCGGCAACATTACATTTACCTTATAGCGGACAATTAGCTATTTTAGGCGCTATTTTAGCCGCCGCAGTGACGTTTTCGCCTTTTGCGATTGCCGCGGCATTACGAATTTCATTAGATAATTAGAAAAGAAAGGACTTACTATGTGGAAATGGCTTCATCCTTACGCCAAATCTGAAACTCAATATGCATTATGCGGTAAATTTATCCCATTTTTTGCTGTATTGAGTGTGCTTTTACTTGTGGTCGGCATTGTATGGGGTTTAGCGTTTGCGCCAGCAGATTATCAACAAGGTAATAGTTTCCGAATTATGTATGTGCATGTTCCGACTGCAATCTGGTCAATGGGCGTGTATGGTTCAATGGCTGTTGCGGCACTTATTGGCTTGGTTTGGCAGATTAAGAATGCGCATTTATCTGTGGTTGCTATGGCCCCCATTGGTGCTGTATTTACTTTTTTAGCTTTAGTTACCGGCGCTATTTGGGGCAAACCCATGTGGGGAACTTGGTGGGTATGGGACGCGCGTTTAACCGCTGAATTAATTCTTTTTTTCTTATATTTAGGTGTAATGGCACTTTATTCGGCTTTCTCTGATCGAGCTAAAGGAATGAAAGCCGCGGCGGTATTGTGTGTTGTTGGTGTGATTAATTTACCAATTATTCATTTCTCTGTAGAGTGGTGGAATACGCTCCATCAAGGGGCGAGTATTACAAAATTTGAGAAACCCTCCATTGCTACACCAATGTTGATACCATTAATTCTCAGTATTTTTGGTTTTATGTTTTTGACTATTTGGTTGACCCTAGTGCGTTACCGTAATGCATTGTTACGTGATGAGATGAAACGTCCTTGGGTGAAAGATTTGGCAAAATAGAAGATGACGTAGTTGACGACTTGTCTAAGCATTCAGTAAGTGACATAAAACTGCGGTTAAATTTTAATGTGTTTTGGAGATAAATATGTTTTTCCAGTCTTGGAGTGACTTTTTCAATATGGGCGGCTATGGCTTTTATGTGTGGTTGTCTTATGGTATTTCTTTTGTGGCAATTCTTGTGTTAGTGCACAATAGCTACAAAGGTCGAAACGCGATTTTGCGTGATGTGAAACGCGAACAAGTACGTGAAGATCGTTTGAAAAGCGTGAAAATGGGGAGTGGGCTATGAATCCAAGACGTAAATCTCGTTTAAATTTAATTTTATTGGTTTTACTGGGTGTGGCGATTGCATCCGGGTTAGTCATGTACGCATTACGTTCAAATATCGATTTATTTTATACACCATCGGAAGTGGTCTATGGTAAAAATGATAATGAAAGTACTAAACCTGAAGTGGGACAACGTATTCGTGTCGGCGGAATGGTTGTCGCAGGCTCCGTGAAACGTGATGCTAAAAGTCTAAAAGTGCAATTTGATGTCAATGATATTGGTCCATCTATTACAGTTGAATATGAAGGTATTTTGCCTGATTTATTCCGTGAAGGGCAAGGAATTGTGGCACAAGGCGTGTTGAAAGAGCCAACCGTGTTACAAGCGACCGAAGTGCTTGCGAAACATGATGAAAATTATGTACCACCTGAGTTAGGCGATCAACTCAAAAAGGCACACCAACCAATGGGGATTAGTGAGAAAGATTTAAAAGGTGAGAGTGAGCGGGATCGTAATGAGAAAATCATGAAAGAAGGTAACCAATGATTGCGGAATTAGGTAACTTTGCTTTAGCACTAAGCTTGGCGGTAGCTCTGCTGCTCGCCATTTTCCCATTATGGGGTGCAGAAAAAGGTCATACACAGTTAATGAGTTTAGCGCGTCCAATGACGTATGGTTTATTTTTTTCATTGACTATTGCGTTCGGTATCTTATTTTATGCCTTTGCAATCAATGATTTTACTGTTCAATATGTAGTCAATAATTCCAATAGTAATTTACCGTTGCAATATCGTTTATCTGCAGTTTGGGGATCGCATGAAGGTTCATTATTATTATGGATTTGGTTGCTGACATTGTGGGGCGCTGCGGTTGCGATGTTTAGTAAACAACTGCCACAAGAAGCGGTAGCCCGTGTATTAGGTATAATGGGGTTAATTAGTATTGGTTTCTTAGTTTTTGTTTTATTTACATCCAATCCATTCACCCGTACTTTTCCTGAGTTTCCCGTCGATGGGCGAGAATTAAATCCTTTATTGCAAGATGTCGGTCTCATTTTCCATCCACCATTATTATATATGGGATATGTTGGATTTTCGGTGGCTTTTGCTTTCTCTGTTGCATCATTAATGACTGGAAAATTGGATACGGCTTGGGCGCGTTGGTCACGTCCTTGGACTATGGCTGCTTGGGTTTTCTTAACACTTGGAATCGTGTTAGGTTCTTGGTGGGCATATTATGAGCTCGGTTGGGGTGGCTGGTGGTTTTGGGATCCAGTAGAAAATGCCTCTTTAATGCCATGGTTAGCCGGAACGGCGTTATTACATAGCCTAGCGGTTACAGAAAAACGTGGTTCATTTAAAGCATGGACAGTGTTACTAGCGATTTTAGCTTTTTCGCTTTGCTTGCTTGGTACTTTCTTAGTTCGTTCTGGGATTTTAGTCTCCGTACACGCCTTTGCATCAGATCCAACACGCGGTCTGTACATTTTAGCTTATTTGATTGTGGTAATCGGTGGCTCTTTGGCTCTTTATGCGGTAAAAGGAAATCAAATTCGCTCCCGAGATAATGCAGAACGTTATTCACGTGAAACTATGTTGTTACTGAATAATATCTTATTAATGACCGCACTTACAGTCGTTTTAATTGGTACACTTCTTCCTTTGGTGCATAAACAACTGGGGTTAGGTTCTATTTCGATTGGCGCTCCGTTTTTTGATCAGATGTTTCTGATTATTTGTACTCCATTCGCTTTTCTATTAGGCATTGGTCCCTTAGTAAAATGGCGACGTGATCAATTTTCAGCTATCCGTACACCTGTGGTAATTTCCGTTGTTCTCATGGCAATACTCGGTTTTGCGTTACCTTATTTTTTACAAAATAAATTAACCGCAAGTGCAGTATTAGGCGTGATGATGGTTGTGGTTATTGTGTTATTAGCATTGTATGAATTATACCAACGTGCCACACATCGTTCCGGTTTTTGGGGGGGCTTAACTAAGTTATCCCGTTCTTACTGGGGAATGGTACTCGCGCATTTAGGTGTCGCGA from the [Actinobacillus] rossii genome contains:
- the ccmC gene encoding heme exporter protein CcmC; translation: MWKWLHPYAKSETQYALCGKFIPFFAVLSVLLLVVGIVWGLAFAPADYQQGNSFRIMYVHVPTAIWSMGVYGSMAVAALIGLVWQIKNAHLSVVAMAPIGAVFTFLALVTGAIWGKPMWGTWWVWDARLTAELILFFLYLGVMALYSAFSDRAKGMKAAAVLCVVGVINLPIIHFSVEWWNTLHQGASITKFEKPSIATPMLIPLILSIFGFMFLTIWLTLVRYRNALLRDEMKRPWVKDLAK
- the nudF gene encoding ADP-ribose diphosphatase, producing the protein MSEIKQFTQKDIEIISSEKLYEGFYDMRKIQFRHKLFAGGWSGVVTRELLVKGAASAVIAYDPKLDNVVLVEQVRIGAYDPQLSTSPWLFELIAGMIETGETPENVALRESQEEAGIEIEHLQLALRVWDSPGGTFERIYLFAGKVDSTKAQGLHGLAEEHEDIRVHVVSRETAYEWVQQGKIDNGIAVMGLQWLQLNYRRLQQEWL
- the ccmB gene encoding heme exporter protein CcmB; protein product: MIFLEIIKRELRIAMRKQAEILNPLWFFLIVITLFPLVVGPDPNLLGKIAGGVAWVAALLSALLSFERLFRDDYIDGSLEQLMLMPQPLALTALAKVIAHWLLTGVPLILLSPIAALLLSLEIHIWWALVLTLLVGTPILSCIGAIGVALTVGLRKGGVLLSLIILPLFIPVLIFSASVLDAATLHLPYSGQLAILGAILAAAVTFSPFAIAAALRISLDN
- a CDS encoding 4'-phosphopantetheinyl transferase, whose protein sequence is MAAFMAWGNIQQAYTFQAIPAELLTEKLRVPPPGNGNTRVLQRYECRKLAHFLLWQLCKTAQIPTALLAQIYWTDSGRPQFPVKHIDFNMTHSGDWVAVILNVVEQGECAVGIDIEFPQKTRNFTALLAHFAQKNEIQWFEQQANSENAFYQIWCLREAVLKSQGVGIVKLNEVKHDPVGLTLKSGHCPQGELIFTNELPFYFAAFGTDESLQQLQCFQLEQGLLTPSKLQSAVKYSVNF
- the ccmD gene encoding Heme exporter protein CcmD; translated protein: MFFQSWSDFFNMGGYGFYVWLSYGISFVAILVLVHNSYKGRNAILRDVKREQVREDRLKSVKMGSGL
- the ccmF_2 gene encoding cytochrome c-type biogenesis protein CcmF, which gives rise to MIAELGNFALALSLAVALLLAIFPLWGAEKGHTQLMSLARPMTYGLFFSLTIAFGILFYAFAINDFTVQYVVNNSNSNLPLQYRLSAVWGSHEGSLLLWIWLLTLWGAAVAMFSKQLPQEAVARVLGIMGLISIGFLVFVLFTSNPFTRTFPEFPVDGRELNPLLQDVGLIFHPPLLYMGYVGFSVAFAFSVASLMTGKLDTAWARWSRPWTMAAWVFLTLGIVLGSWWAYYELGWGGWWFWDPVENASLMPWLAGTALLHSLAVTEKRGSFKAWTVLLAILAFSLCLLGTFLVRSGILVSVHAFASDPTRGLYILAYLIVVIGGSLALYAVKGNQIRSRDNAERYSRETMLLLNNILLMTALTVVLIGTLLPLVHKQLGLGSISIGAPFFDQMFLIICTPFAFLLGIGPLVKWRRDQFSAIRTPVVISVVLMAILGFALPYFLQNKLTASAVLGVMMVVVIVLLALYELYQRATHRSGFWGGLTKLSRSYWGMVLAHLGVAMTIWGIAFSQNYSIERDVRMNVGDSVDISGYQFQFKGIEDANGQNYLGGKAQVEVTKNGQYETTLFAEKRFYKVSKMTMTEAAIDWGFTRDLYVALGESLGDGSWAFRLYYKPFIRWIWLGGVFMALGGLLCMFDRRYRFSKILAK
- the ccmE gene encoding cytochrome c-type biogenesis protein CcmE: MNPRRKSRLNLILLVLLGVAIASGLVMYALRSNIDLFYTPSEVVYGKNDNESTKPEVGQRIRVGGMVVAGSVKRDAKSLKVQFDVNDIGPSITVEYEGILPDLFREGQGIVAQGVLKEPTVLQATEVLAKHDENYVPPELGDQLKKAHQPMGISEKDLKGESERDRNEKIMKEGNQ
- the ccmA gene encoding cytochrome c biogenesis protein CcmA — protein: MFAQLEIEQLACQRGDKTLFTDLNLTFKSGDFVQVEGYNGIGKTSLLRIVAGLALPLSGKVRWNSDEIWKTLESYYYDLLYLGHQSGVKPELTAWENLQFYQKISHCKQDDESLWLALEKVGLLGREDLPASQLSAGQQKRIALARLWLSDAPLWILDEPFNAIDKNGVEVLTRHFERHVAQGGIVILTSHQEVPSQILQKVRLIS
- the cpdA gene encoding cyclic 3',5'-adenosine monophosphate phosphodiesterase; this translates as MVNTYIDNRQAEIIRLVQVTDPHLFKEENGELLGINTLASFNQVLSEIQETDFAFDVVLATGDLVQDSSDEGYLRFCERINTLNKPVFWLPGNHDFQPKMEEYLNEKYGNINSRKHLLLGDKWQVLMLDSQVFGVPHGNLGQYQIDWLMAKLKENPERYTLVVLHHHILSTNSLWLDQHNLRNSEELAQTLAPFRNVKGILHGHIHQQMDAEWHGYKLMSTPSTCVQFKPDCNTFTLDSLQPGWREIELHSNGEIITRVKRIQHAEFLPNMHEEGY